One Carassius auratus strain Wakin unplaced genomic scaffold, ASM336829v1 scaf_tig00044455, whole genome shotgun sequence genomic window, ACAAAGTTGCAACATGGAAAAGACAAAGTAGGAGACAAAGtaaccatttataaaaaaaaaaaaaaaaacgaatcaaaTTTTAATAACTCAAAAAAGTAAAATGGAACCAAATAGTGTCAAACAGGTAAGGGAAAGCAATAAACCTAACAAGTAACATgttttagacactttttttttaattttcagtaatatcAGCAAATCTTGCAATAAGACTTTGATCTGACttctaagtgtgtgtgtatttttatttgtgtgtatgtgcgtgagCAGTGtggtgcaaaaaagaaaaaaaaaatcttagttatAGGCTCAGTCATTTATTTGGTtctgtatgtgtgagtgactgttatatatatatatacacatttctcaTTCTTTTCCAATGGTTGCCCATTTCTGTCTACGAAggacttttctctttttttctttttttttaattaagtcaaATTCTGTTTGTGCATGTTCAGGTGGCAAACTTAGGGAAAATAGCCATTGCACCACATAGATTTCTTCTGTGTTGTTTTTCATGGACTGCagtttgaaatacattttgaataagtTTGAATAAAATAGCAGAATGAAACTGATCTGATATCAGTGTATGAAGTGTAAAAGCATGTGGCCCTCAAGTGCACAGAGTTTGTTCTTTCTTCACTATTAGCATTATAAAACGGaattactgaattaaacatgTTTCCTGTTACTCCCcaacagatagtcccgccccaaGCACACACTATTAGTTCACATCATTAGATCATCATCATTTGGATCCATGTTGTAATGTAGGGTGAACTGGAACTGTAATGTGAGGTAGAGCTGGAACTAACTAGAGTGACTATATGTGTTACTTATTTCACATATTGGTGGTCAACttaatatgtaattaattacCAAAGACTTTTCTCACAAACCCATCTAAAAGCCTTATTACATAGAGAATCAAACCATCCTGATGAAATAGACACAGCACAGTTCTCTCCTCTATTTCCATTGGGCTCTCCAGACCTCCACAAGCTGAAAGAACAGATTGGTATTAGATTTTCAGTGCTGCTTTCTGTGTGATATGATACCGTCTGTGAGAAtcattttttacataataatcagTTCAGTAATTTCTCACCCAGAGGTCAGTTTGCTGTGATCAACCCATTTCCAGTTGCCCTCTTCTTCACTGTCAGTCAGACCAATCCAGAATTCATTACCATGGGAAAACTTTTTTGCAAActcctagtaaaaaaaaaaagcagacaagCAACTTTCAAATAGACATCCACATACCATATAAGAACATATATAGGCCTTCTCTTTTTCTCTGCTTTCTTTTTTCACTCACTTGTTCCTCTCTGTTGTTTATGATGATCAGATCCGCTCCTCTATCTGTGCAGTATCTTCTGCTCTCTGACCAGCTCTTCTTCAGTGAGGAAATAAAGTAAAAGCTGAAGTTAGAGTGTAACCATCcatctgtaaaaacaacaaaaggttCAGCTATTAGCTCGTGATTCCCATCTACAGTACACCGAATAATGAAACttgtttgtagcaatagcaatTCAAGTTCACCTGTTTCATTGAGAATCGTCCGCAGTTGATTTCTCTCTTGACTGAACTGGTCTTTTTGTTTAGTCAGGTTGTCAATCCTCATTAATAATCCATCCCTTTCATTTGTCATGTTTACGTACTTGGTTAGTATCTGGTCGATCTGTTCTGTGAGGTTGGTGATCTT contains:
- the LOC113087082 gene encoding C-type lectin domain family 4 member M-like → MTNERDGLLMRIDNLTKQKDQFSQERNQLRTILNETDGWLHSNFSFYFISSLKKSWSESRRYCTDRGADLIIINNREEQEFAKKFSHGNEFWIGLTDSEEEGNWKWVDHSKLTSGLWRSGEPNGNRGENCAVSISSGWFDSLCNKAFRWVCEKSLW